The Glycine soja cultivar W05 chromosome 6, ASM419377v2, whole genome shotgun sequence genome has a window encoding:
- the LOC114414127 gene encoding uncharacterized protein LOC114414127 produces the protein MGNVIETFASGLGNAIGKLFNSPIEYLSGKSCSSVCGPTWDLICYIENFCVANLLKLAMVFMLLYIVLLFLYLVHKLGICGCLCRSSCKMIWTCFSSCFHVWEYSCTFLCVMLHKLKRRRRRRRRRRRRRFRMDMNQEFYFKTGEDYTDESLSYHFPASAKTSRSISRRRRDYKGSHLRRSLQPRKHHARVEISRDLRYKRNHSHGDPSYTSIATKHGNYIGTFHDIKVTRTSKFAKGITKRKRVLPRQRR, from the exons atgggCAACGTCATTGAAACGTTTGCTTCGGGCTTAGGAAATGCTATTGGCAAACTCTTCAATTCTCCAATTGAATATCTTTCCGGAAAGTCTTGCAG CTCAGTGTGTGGACCAACATGGGATCTCATTTGCTATATCGAGAATTTTTGTGTTGCCAATCTCCTCAAGCTAGCCATGGTATTTATGCTATTGTACATTG TTCTCTTGTTCCTCTATCTGGTGCATAAATTGGGCATATGTGGATGTCTTTGCCGGTCTTCTTGCAAAATGATATGGACATGTTTCTCTTCTTGTTTCCATGTTTGGGAGTATTCTTGTACTTTCTTGTGTGTTATGCTACACAAGCTCAAgagaagaagacgaagaagaagaagaagaagaagaaggaggttCAGAATGGACATGAATCAAGAGTTCTACTTTAAGACTGGAGAAGATTACACAGATGAAAGCCTTTCATACCATTTTCCAGCGTCTGCAAAAACAAGCAGGTCAATTTCGCGTAGAAGGAGAGACTATAAAGGCTCCCATTTAAGGAGGTCTTTGCAGCCTAGGAAACATCATGCTCGAGTTGAAATTAGTAGAGATCTTAGATATAAAAGAAATCATAGTCATGGAGATCCCAGTTACACAAGCATTGCCACTAAGCATGGCAATTACATAGGCACATTCCATGACATCAAGGTAACTCGTACATCTAAGTTTGCAAAAGGTATAACTAAAAGGAAAAGAGTTCTTCCAAGGCAGAGAAGGTAG